The nucleotide sequence GACATAAGAAAGGCATACTTTAAAAACAGTTGTTTCTTTattagggaaaaaatattttgtaagggAAAGAAGTGTTCTAATCTGCTTTGCAAGGTTCAGAAATATAGAGGATAATATACTGAACCCCTCAACTTGTCTGGAGTTCTGCCACTGACTTCCAAAGAGCCCAGATTTCACAGACACAGTAACTGGGCTGAAGAAATCCGTTTCGTCATTTCCTATCTTAATGCCACTTAGAGCTACAGTGTTTCCTCATAGGTCACAAACAAAAGCATGTAAGCACATGTTTAACTCACCTCTGTTCAAAGAAGGCCTTGTAATTAACAGCAAACACATTTAAGTCCTTTCCTTGATAAAGCTGCTTTCCTGAATCAGGATATAACCGTGAATTTGACGTAGAGCTATGTGAACAGTAATACTCACTTCTCACTTGTATTGTTTTTCATTACAAGGAACAAATTTGTTTATGTAGGTAACTGGACAGTGAACGCTTCTGTTCACTGTGGTGTTGCTGGCTGGATTTAATTTGACAAAACCTTGTAAGGACAGCTCCCAGAGAGCGACACCGCCTGCAAGAAACTCAGCCTGAGATGAACACTGACAGCCTTGAAGTGGAACAGACAGATGGAGTCATGTTTGCCAGAGTCCCACAAGCCTTTATTAAAAGCAGACAGGTCTGATGACTGCACAGAAAGGGAATAAGTTAGGTGTTAAAAGGAGGCAGTGTGCTCTGTCATACGGGACTCCATTAGCAGTTTAAAGACACAGTTACACCTTTTCCAAGTGGAAAGGCACAGAGTGATAAAGAGCTCTCCATGGCTGAGCTCTTGCACTTGCAAAGTTGCGCAAAAATTCAAACGAAAAAGTAATGACTTTATTTACTTCACAAACATGCTGAGTAATAGTGAATCTCCCTACCAAAGTCCTACTCTTCCCACAGTGCTCAGTTGACCTACGAGCTCAGCAGCACTCGGAGCGAAACATTTTACCTCAGAACAGGAAACAAGCTGCAAGTTTCTGCTTAGCCTTTTACTATCTTGTCCCCAGTTCTGGGGTGGTATGAAGCTGCATACCTGGGATTCAGAATTACTTTTCCCCTCAGAACACAGAGCATTTACGGTAAGTAAACAGCTTTGGAGAGTGGTCCTTCCACATGTGCGGTCCGGAAGCTGAGCTGAGAAGAATTGGGTGAGTCACAAACAATGCCTGGAAgcttaagaaaacaacaaaagggcaaaaaaaggcaaaaaacctggAGTCCTCCCTACTTTGAAGACACAGTATTCTCCTCAAAAGCATAAGCACGAACAAAATGTTCTCCCGTAACAAATCATTTAAGGCTGTATTAGGTACCTTTATCAGCCACCTTCCTATTACTCTTAAAAAGTATAATGTTCCCAGATGGACAGCCCTAAATTTAGGAACTCTCCGTGTTTCTCTTGCATGCTGATGTGTGGCAATACAATAGAAAAGCCTGGGAACAGCAGCATAGAGCATACTAGTTTATAGGGAAGAGCCTGGGGAAGAGCAACATGAACTCTTGTGTGGTCCAGCTGCTGGTCTATGCCTGACATGTTCGGCAATGGGACTGGGCTGCCGCAGGGGATTATTCATCAACATCCCTGTATTTGAGGTGGATGAAGAAAACAGTGGCTGCTGGGGCATGTAGGACACCCAGCCATTTCTGTTGGGGAGCAGTGGAAGGCCTGCAGAACCATTATGGCTTCCCACCTGGGAAGAAACCATGCCCTCCCACTCTCCTGAGGTGCATGGTCCATGTCTTGTGGCTTTTGGCTCCAAGTGGAATTCAGTATTTAACGTGGTAGAGTAGCAAGAAAGGCTATCCCTGGCCAAGGGCAGGATCAAGAACATGCCATCCTGTAAGGGGGAGACTGCAGCAAACTGACCAGTTGTGCAGTATCCTTGAGCAGATTAGGGGATCTTGTGGTGGAAAAACATTAAAAGATCATTAATTGATCTAGATATTGTTTAAATACCAAGAAGGAAGCCAAAAAAACTATAATTCACCTCTTGTAAGTCACACAAAGCTCTTGACACAGTTTATGTTCAATGCCGATTAAGTTTTTTCATAAGGGTGGTACTGATACTGATATCCTGTTTATTTCACTCGGGAGGTGACCGAGTACTTTTAATCAAGAATACTACGATGACATTACAGACACAACCAACTAACACTCAGTTCCAGGAATTCCTGAAATCCAGCCAGTGAGAGACACTAAAATCCTTGCCCTCCCTTCCTTTCTAGCTGAATTCCATTGGAGTAACACCAGCCTCTGTAAAATAATAACTTGTCCCACCTGCAGGAATTGCAAAAGATTTGAGCTGTGCTAGTTTATTTGATCCATATATCCTAAATTTGGGTAATTCTTTCGTATTAACTAATGGCCTTGTGTGGGGGTGAGGAGGAGAGAACATGGGCATGTGTTTCGGTGTAATTGCTGGTCAGCTTCCTGATTATTTACAACATCTTATTAAGTGATATCATGATATATGGGAAGCCAAGTAGATGAGGAGAATGTTATAGCAATCTTAATTACCGACTCTCTTAGAGTACTCTTGATGATGGTCATCAAAGCATTACATATGGTTTCCTATCACTAAACTAAAAACATAGCAAACCTAGATTTTGAGATATGGACAATCTCACAGAAAACAGGGTTCAGGGTCACAGGTCAGTACAGCAGTGCCTGTGGTGCCCAAGACGCGTCTGTAACATAGAGAACATGACACTGTAGCATAAGTGAAGAAGAGGGGATGGAATGCACAGATTAGAGAAACATGGTAGCCAGATGTGGAGTCGCTGTAACTGCTGAGCTCAGGGGAAGCTTGTCTTGAACAACTGGTCTGTCATGCTTGTTGGCAGCGCTTTTCTTGTGGAAGCGTGAACATTTGTCATTTTACTAATTAAATGAGAGTGGCTGTCCAACTCCAGCTGTCGGAAACCCTTGTACAGGCTCTGAATCAGGATCCTTTGGGGATCTCCAAGTAAAGCAACAGGCTTTTGCATTTTTGCTAGATCTTCCTTTTCAGGCCTTTGATTTTCTTATTGCCTCTATACATTCACACATGCAGCTACACCTCCATAGCTACAACAATAACTATGGCTATTTGTTCCCTCTCCATCTTCCACTCATGGAATAAATATTCTTAGACACTCTCACTGCCACGTGTTTTGGCGCCCTGGATCGCAGATGGCAAAGTAACAGGGCAAAtctgtctttttttaatttattttcccttttatttccttttctaacTACAACAAATTTTATAAAACTAATTGTATCTAGGGACCGACTTTTTAGCAGCCGTTGGTAGCTGGAAAACGTGCCCACCGATTTGCCGGCGGGGGAGGGTGCACAGTTGTCGGGCTGCTCGCTGGCTCCTTGCCCCTCTCCCGGCAGGCAGGAGCGGAGGGGCTGTGgccgctgctgcagctgcacggCGGGCTCGCCGCTTTTCCGCGCCTGTAGCCCAGCGGGCACCAAACACCGTCCAGTCCGAGCCTGGGCTCCAGCACGGACAGAGGCGAGAGGGCGGGCGGGCCGGACTCGGGAGGCGGCGAGCGCTGACTCTAATGGACCCCGCGTGACGCAACCGAGGCCCCCCGCCCGATGCGTGACGTCACAGCTACCCTCCCACCCCCACCCGCGCGAACCCCCGGCGTGGCTCGGCCCTCCGCGCTTTTCCCGCCCACCCCGGCCCGCAGGGGAAGCCCCTCCCCCAAGCGCGCGCCGGGCCGGGGCCGTGTGAAGCGGCACCTTTTGCACGAGTCCCGCTCGCCGCGGGGCGGGAACTTGGAGAGCGGCGGGCGGGGCGATGTGGGGAGAAAGCCGACGGGATCGGCCAATCGAAGCCGCCGGTCCCGAAACGTCACGTGTAACCCCGCCCCCCTCCTCCGGCACGACCCGGCGGGGCGAGGCGGCCACTGCCAATGGGCGGGGCCAAGGAGGCGGGGCCGTCTGTCGCGAGGGCGCACTGGCCAATAGCCAGCGAGGTGGGGGGCGGGGATAGGCGGGCCCCGCCGAGCGGGGGGGCGGCCGCCAATAGGACGCGGGCGGGGGGGTGTGGCCGTGCCGGCTCGGGTTCCGTGTGGAAAGAGTGAGGGGGCTCGGGTGCAAAGTTTGCTCGCCCAGCGCTTGCGGAGGGAGCGGCGGTGGCCGGGCCGCTGGCGGCGGAGAGGGGACCGCGCTCGCCCTCGGGGCTCCGCCGCACCCGCGGGCCGCTCGTCGCGCCAAGCATCGGCCACTCTCCTCGCGCCTCCGCCGGGCTGGCAGCCGCTGCCCCGGCGCGATGTGCGGGGGGATGGCGGCGAAGGGACCGGGCGGGCCGCGGTGGTGGCAGAACCGGCGGGCGCGGCTGCTGTGCATGCTGGCgctcaccttcctcttctttgtgGTGGAGGTGGTGGTGAGCCGGGTCACGTCGTCGCTGGCCATGCTCTCCGACTCCTTCCACATGCTCTCCGATGTCATGGCCCTGGTCGTGGCGCTGGTGGCCGTGCGCTTCGCCCAGCGCACCCGCGCCACCAAGAAGAAcaccttcgggtgggtgcgggccGAGGTGATGGGTGCCCTCGTCAACGCCGTCTTCCTCACCGCCCTCTGCTTCACCATACTGCTGGAGGCCATCGAGCGCTTCACGGAGCCCCATGAGATCCAGCAGCCGCTGGTGGTCATCGGCGTGGGGGTGGCGGGGCTCATCATCAACCTTCTGGGGCTCTGCCTCTTCAACCACCATGGTGTCGGGGGCCATGGCCATTCCCACGGCCACGGGCACTCACACAGCGGCAGGCGGCACTCCCGCAGCGGCCCCAAGCCTGAGCAGCCCCCTGGGGATGGCGAAGCTGCGCTGCACCGGGAGGAGACCAGCACCTTAGTGGAGAACTGCAGCAGCTCCAACGGGGTCAGCCAGGAGAAGCTGGGTAAGTCCTGTGATGCTTCTGTCCCGTCCCAGAACAGAGGTGTCGGGAAAGCAGGAGAGGGCCCTTCCTCGGGGAGGGTAGTGGGCATCCTGGTTCCATTTGGTGCAGGCTTCGTGGGGACCACCATGCTTCCTCCTGGGGAAGAGGCAAGAAACTTTCTTAGCCGTGCTCTTGGGCACATGGGCCGTTGCGCCTCTGCCTCACACCTTTCCTTCAAGTGCTAAAAGGAGCACCCTAAGTTGTGTGTTTGTCTTGCAGACAGGTCAGGGTGTGAAAGAGTCGTAGGGTAAAGCAGTTTGCCTTGGAAAAAGTTGGTGCTGGTAGAGAAGGCACATGACAAGTGTTTTTTGCCTAGCGACACAAGCTGTCACAAGACATTGCCCTAATGCCATCTGAACTGGCTGCACATCAAACAGAGTGCAGCTCGACACCTTGGTCTTGACAGCTGGATCTCTCCTTTTGGTCAGTTATTAGCTATCTGAGAAGCTAATTTCCATCTGAATGTAACACACTGAAGTATATTCCATTGCAATAATGTTGCACTTCTTCCTGACCTCCCTATTAAGAGGAAGAAGTCTTGGAAATTACCAATCAGAACTGTGGAAGTCGTGCAGTAGGAACTAAATGTGGAGCTTACTGGTGTCAGAGTACATGTGTGGTTTCTTTGAGTTAGTTTTCTTTAGCTTTCTAAAGCATCCACCCTCCCACTCACTTGCACATAGGGATAAATTTAAAGTCTTCCCTTCCCAATTGTGATTGAACTGTCTGTTTTGTGGGAGGGAATTTCTtagtgttttgggggtttttttggtggatcCAAAAGCCTAGAGAGTTTATCCTGAAGTCTCTAGCAGCTAGCAGAGTGAAAGGTGCGGAATTGTCACTTTTTTGCTTTAATCATATGGCATCCCTGTTACCAGGGGGAAGGGACTTTTGTCTTCAGAACCCATGTCTCtccttcattttcatcagggCAACAGCAGGACACCACTGTTTTATCTTAAATTGAGCTTTAACTGAGCAGAGTGAACTTTGCtacagttgtgggtttttttgtggtcagAGGTTCCAATATACATTCGAGAAACTTAGCagtctccctctctctttctcatgtTTTGATTCCATGTTGTTTTTGAAAAGACAGGTTTTGCAAGAGGACAGGAAAGTTGGTCTGAATGTATTACACCATTTTCTTGACCACATAATAAGCTCTTAATATTGGTTTAGTCCCAACAAACGTATCCTAATAATTACGTTTCAAACAAGGTAATATTCCCTTAACTGTTGATCTACTGGATATCTTGGCTTATGAATTGTTTTTGCGTGGTGAGACTTCAGTTGTGCTTTTAGCCAAGTTTTGAGACTAGTTCTGGACTAAAAGATTAACTTATAGCATGGATTAAAATGTATACTTTTCTGACCTAAGTTGTCTGAAATTTCTCATGGATGTCCTTCTAGCAACAAAAAATAATTGGTTGTGGGTATTTTGGTGGGGCATAATTTTGGTCACAGTGAAACTTTGAAGCAAGTTTGTGTTTCCTTCTGTGCCCTGTCATGATTATGTAAGGAATGGAGTTATTAATAGTTTACCCACAGAAATGTTACAGGTAAAGGTGCTCAGAGACTTCCGAGGAGCGGTAAGATGTGTAGGTGAAGACTAGAGAAATGACTTGAGAGTGCTGCTTTGCCTTCACTAGAAATTACAGAACAGGACAGACCCTGATTTCCTTAGATGGGAGTGGAAAGCTAGTGATAGCCTTAGAGGCTAGTCTTACACATGTATCACTGTGCATACACTTTATGTAAAGTAATCAGTTCAGAGTTAAATTTAAATTATCATATTTCAAATTGACACGTCTTACCAATTtgccactaaaaaaaaatatctcaagaGCTTTCTGGAACCGTGTTTCCTGTTAGCCACCCTTAGAGGTAGGTCTGCTGACTTTCCAAATCTTCTTTGTTCTGAGTACTTGGTATGCAGCAGAGTGTCAGAAAAgctcctctttccttgctttcatTGTGGACCCTGAGGTCTGAACTCTGTAACCTGAGATATTTTCCTCTAATTTATTGATTTCTCTGGAAGTTTACAGGCCACATATTCCATAATTCTTAGAggttgtgtggaaaatgtagctgGAGCTTTAGGACAGAAGGGTGATGCATGAGGTAATGAGCCTGGGGCTTGGAACTGACCTGCTCAGACACCTCTGTGGGAGCCCACCGCTTCTTCAGAGAGGAGAGAACTTAGAGACACTTTGTGATTACAGAATCGCAGTCATGAGAGCAGGGTGGCAGAAGCGGCAGGTCGTACTAACATGTTCACGTTTACAAAGCTCTGAACTGAATAAGCATGGAAGCAGCAAGAGCCCCTTGTTTCAGTTTGTCAGGCCAGTGGCCAGTGCCTGTTACATTTCTTTAATATTGGAAGTTTTCTGTCCAAAGAAGAACTTCTGAAGAAAAGTAATAATGTTAATAATGTAAAATACTTTCAATTTTGAACACTGGaaaaaattttatttcaaaaaacatTATTTGTAATGATCTGTATTCTTATAATAGCTAGTTAGCTGTGATGGAGCGGAAATATCACAGGCATTTTTGACAAAGGAGGACACTAAAATCTTCATTAATGCATTGCAAGGTCCATGACATATGGCTTTGGGCATCAACAGCTATATGTCACTTAACAGTtgtatgttattttaaaaaaagtactaAAAATATGATTTTCGTGTATTCTGAAATATATATAACACTAGTTTATAGCCTTTGAGAGCTTTAGTGATAACTTACACTGTCCTGTCATCAATACTGCTGATAAATTCTGTGTTTTAGACCTAAAAACTCATCTCATTGTATCTCACAGTTCTGGACAGTCCTATGGTTTAAGAGAGATTTTAGCAATGTGATTAGCCTTCTGGCTGTTCAAAAGAGGGAACAAAAGTAAGTTACTTAGCTACTTAACCAGCTTTTTAATATATCCTCTGTAATTTTGCATTTTGCTTAAGAAATGAACAGTGAGTGGTCAAATGGTtaaacagctggaaaatgtgaaaacagcttttcagtaaaataaattcaGACATTGCCATCTTCATACTTTACCACTTCATACCTTTAAGCTTCATGTAGAAATGATCAACTTGTATGCTATTTAGATCACTTACTGGGACACCTGAATATTCTTAGCCAGAGAAAATGTTGCCAAGTGATATGGGTGGAGTTGTGTGGTTTTCAGTTTTGTACTTAATGTGGCAAGCTTAATGTTGGTTATTATTTTATGTGGAATTATAGTAATGTGTAGTATTATAGCATATGCctaattattttactgttttcttgTCAGGTGATATGAAAGATGACATGACTGACCTACAAGTGAATGGGAATGCTGGTCATTATCCTGTGGATGTAGCAGAGGTTGAAGAAGACTCCAGTGCGCAGCTTAACATGCGTGGAgtttttctgcatgtttttgGAGATGCCTTAGGTTCAGTAATTGTGGTAGTGAATGCCTTTCTCTTTTATGGGTTGTGGAATCCATGCCCCAAAGATGGGCCCTGCTT is from Patagioenas fasciata isolate bPatFas1 chromosome 3, bPatFas1.hap1, whole genome shotgun sequence and encodes:
- the SLC30A1 gene encoding proton-coupled zinc antiporter SLC30A1; its protein translation is MCGGMAAKGPGGPRWWQNRRARLLCMLALTFLFFVVEVVVSRVTSSLAMLSDSFHMLSDVMALVVALVAVRFAQRTRATKKNTFGWVRAEVMGALVNAVFLTALCFTILLEAIERFTEPHEIQQPLVVIGVGVAGLIINLLGLCLFNHHGVGGHGHSHGHGHSHSGRRHSRSGPKPEQPPGDGEAALHREETSTLVENCSSSNGVSQEKLGDMKDDMTDLQVNGNAGHYPVDVAEVEEDSSAQLNMRGVFLHVFGDALGSVIVVVNAFLFYGLWNPCPKDGPCFNPCVNDHCTENATLSQTLGRGNNSEQESITVAGPCWLLYLDPVLCLIMVCILLYTTYPLLRESALILLQTVPKQIDVHSLNSKLRTLEGVEAVHELHIWQLAGSRIIGTAHIKCPDPSTYMMVAKRIKEIFHDEGIHATTIQPEFASVGSESGRGKCEFPCRTQCALKQCCGAGEDSTAKKTEKSSSLSISCSEVVVEIAKTRRTKSEAVPSVKLEANTDQNEQFESSL